A section of the Polynucleobacter sp. AP-Jannik-300A-C4 genome encodes:
- a CDS encoding cytochrome c-type biogenesis protein, which translates to MLRKLILASLTSIAIACAMNVALAKDATPLADDPVTEQRLIAISEEMRCLVCQNESLAGSRSDLANDLRKEIRILIGEGKTDKQIREFMVERYGDFVLYRPPVKPITWILWIGPFVILLVGIIGLAVYLRRRNQRVPSTTLSAEDNRRIDALLRDAKSSSTENAHD; encoded by the coding sequence ATGTTGCGTAAGCTGATCCTAGCTAGTCTTACAAGTATTGCGATTGCTTGTGCGATGAATGTTGCTTTAGCTAAAGACGCCACTCCGCTCGCAGATGATCCGGTCACAGAGCAGCGCTTGATTGCAATTTCAGAAGAAATGCGTTGTCTGGTTTGCCAGAATGAATCTCTTGCGGGTTCACGATCTGATTTAGCGAATGATTTGCGTAAAGAAATTCGGATTTTGATTGGTGAAGGTAAAACCGACAAACAAATTCGGGAGTTTATGGTGGAGCGCTATGGCGACTTTGTCTTATATCGCCCACCCGTAAAGCCAATCACTTGGATTTTATGGATAGGCCCTTTTGTGATTTTGCTTGTTGGCATTATTGGCCTGGCAGTGTATTTACGCCGCAGAAATCAAAGAGTGCCAAGTACTACGCTGTCCGCAGAGGACAATCGTCGTATTGATGCACTACTTCGGGATGCAAAATCCAGTTCAACAGAAAATGCACATGACTAG
- a CDS encoding DsbE family thiol:disulfide interchange protein has product MKAKFLIPLFLFVILVGFLAIGLNRDPHEIPSPLIGKQAPAFELPQLADPQKTFSPDSMKGQPWILNVWASWCVACREEHPVLVELGKLGVAPIIGLDYKDKREDAMAMLARQGNPYVLSAFDANGRVGIDYGVYGVPETYVIDKAGVIRFKHIGPITMELLNKKIIPLLGELK; this is encoded by the coding sequence ATGAAAGCCAAGTTTTTAATTCCACTTTTCTTGTTTGTAATTTTGGTTGGATTTTTAGCGATAGGCTTGAATCGCGATCCACATGAAATACCTTCGCCACTAATTGGCAAGCAAGCTCCCGCTTTTGAACTCCCTCAATTAGCTGATCCTCAAAAAACCTTTTCACCAGACAGTATGAAAGGTCAGCCTTGGATTTTGAACGTCTGGGCTTCTTGGTGTGTTGCTTGCCGTGAAGAGCATCCCGTTTTGGTTGAGTTAGGTAAGTTGGGTGTCGCGCCAATTATTGGCTTGGATTACAAAGACAAGCGTGAAGATGCGATGGCGATGCTTGCTCGCCAAGGCAATCCCTATGTTTTATCTGCCTTTGATGCGAACGGTCGCGTTGGTATTGACTACGGTGTGTATGGTGTTCCAGAGACATATGTTATTGATAAGGCTGGGGTGATTCGGTTCAAACATATCGGCCCAATCACAATGGAGCTATTGAATAAGAAGATTATTCCTCTATTGGGTGAGCTTAAGTGA
- a CDS encoding heme lyase CcmF/NrfE family subunit — MIPEFGHYALILALCVAILQGILPLVGAHQSRREWILLARPAAQTVFLLLAIAFVILAWSFYTNDFSVLYVADHSNSQMPVIYRLGAVWGGHEGSLLLWVFLLSTWTFLVAQLSKALDEFMVARVIGVLGLVITGLLLFVLLTSNPFERLLPAAQEGRSLNPLLQDPGLVFHPPMLYMGYVGFSVAFAFAIASLLSGRLDAAWARWSRPWTTAAWVFLTLGIALGSWWAYYELGWGGWWFWDPVENASFIPWLVGTALLHSLAVTEKRGGFKSWTVLLAITAFSLSLLGTFLVRSGVLTSVHAFATDPKRGIFILIFLVLVVGSSLTLYAWRAPKSTLGGKFSFTSRETFILLGNVFLVVSAASVLLGTLYPLLIDALHLGKISVGPPYFNSVFVPIMIPLLVLMGIGPWTNWKNSNLVDVIKRLWIAALVAVIAAALIPFTMGEFTWLSSLGFLLAFWVITSGVLQIIRQAKAGKPTRSFIGMQLAHLGIAVFVIGVTMVGTYQEERDVRMLPGESVSVGGYQIQLQSVSAVPGPNYNAMQGTFLLSRNGKLEATMYPEKRSYFSSTMPMTEAAIDVGLTRDIYVSLGEELEDKAWAVRVYYKPFVDWIWGGCLLMALGGVLAMSDKRYRMKLRKAAV, encoded by the coding sequence ATGATTCCTGAGTTTGGGCATTACGCGTTAATCCTCGCTTTATGTGTTGCCATTCTTCAGGGAATTCTTCCATTGGTCGGCGCACATCAAAGTCGCCGTGAATGGATTTTGTTAGCTAGGCCAGCTGCGCAAACTGTTTTCTTATTACTTGCTATTGCCTTCGTCATCTTGGCGTGGAGCTTTTATACGAATGATTTTTCTGTACTCTATGTTGCAGATCATTCCAACTCTCAAATGCCAGTCATTTACCGCTTGGGTGCTGTCTGGGGTGGTCATGAAGGCTCCCTATTATTGTGGGTTTTCTTGCTATCGACTTGGACATTCTTAGTGGCTCAACTTTCCAAAGCTTTGGATGAGTTTATGGTGGCTCGTGTCATTGGGGTTTTGGGCTTGGTTATCACAGGGCTACTCTTATTTGTTCTCTTAACTTCTAACCCTTTTGAGCGATTGTTGCCAGCTGCTCAGGAAGGGCGATCTCTTAATCCGCTCTTACAAGATCCGGGATTGGTATTTCATCCGCCAATGTTGTATATGGGTTATGTTGGCTTTTCAGTGGCCTTTGCATTTGCAATCGCTTCTTTATTGTCTGGTCGCCTTGATGCTGCATGGGCACGCTGGTCGCGTCCTTGGACAACGGCTGCCTGGGTATTTTTAACTCTGGGTATTGCGCTAGGCTCTTGGTGGGCTTATTACGAATTGGGTTGGGGTGGTTGGTGGTTCTGGGATCCTGTTGAAAATGCCTCATTCATTCCCTGGTTAGTTGGCACCGCTTTGTTGCATTCTCTTGCAGTTACTGAGAAGCGTGGTGGATTTAAGAGTTGGACGGTGCTGTTGGCAATTACGGCTTTCTCACTTTCACTTCTCGGAACATTCTTAGTACGCTCTGGAGTGTTGACTTCAGTGCATGCATTTGCGACTGATCCTAAGCGCGGCATCTTTATTTTGATTTTCTTGGTACTGGTAGTGGGTTCTTCTTTAACTCTCTATGCTTGGCGCGCTCCCAAAAGCACGCTGGGTGGTAAGTTCAGTTTCACCTCCCGCGAAACCTTTATTTTGCTCGGCAATGTTTTCTTGGTTGTGTCTGCTGCATCAGTACTCTTGGGTACGCTCTATCCCTTGCTGATCGATGCTCTCCACCTAGGAAAGATCTCAGTGGGTCCTCCATACTTCAACAGCGTATTTGTACCCATCATGATTCCTTTGCTGGTCTTAATGGGAATTGGGCCCTGGACCAATTGGAAGAACTCCAATCTCGTGGATGTCATTAAGCGCTTATGGATTGCAGCTCTAGTGGCAGTGATTGCCGCCGCTTTGATTCCCTTCACCATGGGCGAATTTACTTGGCTGAGCAGTCTTGGCTTCTTATTAGCATTCTGGGTAATTACCTCAGGTGTTTTGCAGATCATTCGTCAAGCTAAAGCAGGTAAGCCTACCCGCTCCTTTATTGGCATGCAGTTAGCGCATTTAGGTATAGCAGTGTTCGTCATTGGCGTCACCATGGTGGGTACTTACCAAGAAGAAAGGGACGTACGTATGCTTCCCGGTGAAAGTGTTAGCGTTGGTGGTTACCAAATTCAACTTCAAAGCGTCTCTGCTGTGCCTGGCCCAAACTACAACGCAATGCAAGGTACCTTCTTGCTTTCTCGTAATGGGAAGTTGGAAGCTACGATGTACCCAGAAAAACGTAGCTACTTCTCTTCCACTATGCCAATGACTGAGGCTGCAATTGATGTTGGCCTGACTCGAGATATTTATGTCTCATTGGGTGAAGAGCTCGAAGATAAGGCATGGGCTGTTCGCGTCTATTACAAGCCATTTGTTGATTGGATTTGGGGCGGCTGTCTATTGATGGCTCTGGGTGGCGTTTTGGCAATGTCAGATAAGCGCTATCGTATGAAATTACGTAAGGCAGCAGTATGA
- the ccmE gene encoding cytochrome c maturation protein CcmE — MKPRHKRAAIIVGALIAIGIAAVLILNALNSNIALYVTPSEVAAGKSPAGQVFRIGGMVKDGSVKRDGLTVHFVITDMAKDIPVAYTGILPDLFKEGKGAVIQGRLNPDGQFVASEVLAKHDENYMPPEAKHALDQAQKNGNKQ, encoded by the coding sequence GTGAAACCAAGACATAAACGGGCCGCCATTATTGTTGGCGCACTCATTGCGATTGGCATCGCGGCAGTATTAATTTTGAATGCGCTCAATAGTAATATTGCTTTGTATGTCACCCCCAGTGAGGTTGCTGCTGGTAAGTCACCGGCTGGTCAAGTCTTCCGGATTGGCGGCATGGTCAAAGATGGATCGGTGAAGCGAGATGGTTTGACTGTGCATTTTGTGATTACCGATATGGCGAAAGATATTCCTGTTGCCTATACAGGCATTCTTCCGGATTTGTTTAAAGAAGGTAAGGGTGCAGTTATCCAAGGCCGCTTAAATCCGGATGGACAATTTGTTGCTAGCGAAGTGCTGGCCAAGCATGATGAAAACTACATGCCTCCAGAGGCCAAGCATGCTTTGGATCAGGCTCAAAAAAATGGAAATAAACAATGA
- the ccmD gene encoding heme exporter protein CcmD produces the protein MWNSPAEFFAMGGYALYVWSSFGVCALVLLLEPLAVRARHRVIVRRLQREVMAEQFDQKGGK, from the coding sequence ATGTGGAATAGTCCGGCGGAATTCTTTGCAATGGGGGGTTATGCGCTCTATGTATGGAGTAGCTTCGGCGTTTGTGCCTTGGTACTCTTGCTTGAGCCTCTGGCTGTTCGGGCACGACACAGAGTGATTGTGCGAAGACTTCAGCGTGAAGTCATGGCGGAACAGTTTGATCAAAAGGGCGGTAAGTGA
- the ccmC gene encoding heme ABC transporter permease CcmC, whose protein sequence is MSNVNNPSSSRIINWFKFSSPSTFYPLAGKMIPWFWALTVIFGLAGLWVSFFVAPVDAVQGQGYRIIFVHVPASWMSMFIYLVMAAWAGLGLIFNARLSAMMAQALAPIGAWMAFLSLWTGAFWGKPMWGAWWVWDARLTSELILLFLYLGFIALQASIDNVRRADKAGAILALVGVVNVPIIYFSVKWWNTLHQGASVSLTKAPAMAQTMLWGMLLMALCFWMYSIAVGLMRVRAIILEREAHTDWVKQLNEVKR, encoded by the coding sequence ATGAGTAATGTAAATAATCCATCCTCTAGTCGCATTATTAACTGGTTCAAATTCTCGAGCCCGAGTACCTTTTATCCGCTTGCTGGAAAAATGATCCCTTGGTTTTGGGCGTTAACAGTCATTTTTGGTCTTGCTGGATTGTGGGTCAGTTTTTTTGTGGCACCGGTAGACGCTGTTCAAGGTCAGGGTTATCGCATTATTTTTGTTCACGTACCTGCCTCTTGGATGTCGATGTTCATCTATTTAGTGATGGCTGCCTGGGCTGGATTAGGTTTGATATTTAATGCGCGTCTGTCGGCCATGATGGCTCAGGCGCTTGCACCAATTGGTGCTTGGATGGCTTTTTTATCTCTATGGACTGGAGCCTTCTGGGGTAAGCCTATGTGGGGCGCATGGTGGGTATGGGACGCACGCTTAACTTCTGAGTTAATTCTGCTTTTTTTATACCTTGGATTTATTGCCCTACAAGCATCGATTGATAATGTTCGCCGAGCCGATAAAGCAGGGGCAATTTTGGCTTTAGTCGGCGTAGTAAACGTCCCCATCATTTATTTTTCAGTGAAATGGTGGAATACCTTGCATCAAGGCGCCTCTGTTTCCTTAACTAAGGCTCCGGCCATGGCCCAGACCATGTTGTGGGGAATGTTATTAATGGCTTTATGCTTCTGGATGTACTCAATAGCAGTAGGGTTAATGCGTGTACGTGCCATCATTTTGGAGCGTGAGGCCCATACTGACTGGGTTAAGCAATTAAACGAGGTAAAGCGTTAA
- the ccmB gene encoding heme exporter protein CcmB encodes MNAFVAIVHRDLLLVMRRKSEVLTALFFFVIVTSLFPLGIGADTALLRKIAPGVIWVAALLSTLLGLQRMFAADYADGTLEQLVLSPNSFTVSVFGKVLAHWLVCGLPLVLLAPVIGIQFDLDAQSLQVLMASLLLGTPVLSLVGSIGAALTLGVRGGSVLMSLLILPLYIPVLIFGAGAVYASSVGLDITGHFSLLGALLILALAFIPWVSAIAVKIAIE; translated from the coding sequence ATGAATGCCTTTGTAGCCATCGTTCATCGTGATCTATTGCTGGTGATGCGTCGCAAGAGCGAGGTCTTAACGGCGTTATTTTTCTTTGTCATAGTGACTAGCCTCTTCCCATTAGGAATCGGTGCCGATACTGCTTTACTAAGAAAAATTGCGCCCGGCGTTATTTGGGTTGCCGCCTTGCTTTCCACCTTGCTTGGCTTGCAGCGGATGTTCGCAGCAGATTATGCCGATGGCACTTTAGAGCAATTGGTCTTATCTCCGAATTCCTTTACAGTGTCGGTGTTTGGCAAAGTGCTTGCCCATTGGTTGGTATGCGGACTGCCTTTAGTCTTGCTGGCGCCTGTGATTGGCATTCAGTTTGATTTAGATGCCCAGTCTTTGCAGGTCTTGATGGCATCTTTATTGTTGGGAACGCCGGTTTTATCTTTAGTGGGTTCGATTGGAGCGGCTTTAACTCTTGGGGTAAGGGGTGGCAGTGTTTTAATGAGCCTGCTGATTTTGCCACTGTATATTCCCGTATTGATTTTTGGTGCTGGTGCTGTGTACGCCAGCAGCGTAGGGCTCGATATTACGGGGCATTTCTCCCTATTGGGCGCCTTATTGATTTTGGCATTAGCATTTATACCTTGGGTCAGTGCTATTGCAGTAAAGATTGCTATCGAATGA
- the ccmA gene encoding cytochrome c biogenesis heme-transporting ATPase CcmA has product MTATYSSFPASPNAALEARGITCVRGERTLFSKLNLQVLAGQCLHIRGENGVGKTSLLRLLTGLASPESGDILWNGNSIKEAASEYHGKLLFLGHRDALKEDLSALENLRMFAAIDGILLSDQDVFTSLWRFGLKGREDLPVNCLSAGQKKRVLMARMVTRRAQVWILDEPFNALDTHATQELLGLIAEHLEGNGLVVLTSHQPLSIPNLRVLDL; this is encoded by the coding sequence ATGACAGCCACTTATTCTTCCTTCCCAGCATCTCCAAATGCAGCTCTTGAGGCTAGGGGGATTACTTGCGTGCGAGGCGAGCGGACGCTGTTTTCAAAATTGAATTTACAGGTCCTTGCCGGTCAGTGTCTCCATATTCGGGGTGAGAATGGGGTTGGTAAGACGAGCCTTTTGCGTTTGCTGACGGGCTTAGCTTCCCCAGAGTCTGGTGACATCTTATGGAATGGCAATTCCATCAAAGAAGCGGCATCGGAGTATCACGGCAAGCTTTTATTTTTAGGTCATCGCGATGCCTTGAAAGAAGATCTCAGCGCCCTTGAAAATTTGCGCATGTTTGCAGCGATTGATGGCATCTTGCTTTCAGATCAAGATGTTTTTACCTCCCTATGGCGATTTGGTCTGAAAGGGCGCGAAGATCTGCCTGTCAATTGCTTGTCTGCAGGTCAAAAAAAGCGTGTCTTGATGGCTCGCATGGTGACGCGACGAGCACAAGTCTGGATTTTGGATGAACCTTTTAATGCCCTAGATACTCATGCGACCCAAGAGTTGCTAGGCTTGATAGCAGAGCATCTTGAGGGCAACGGTTTGGTAGTCCTGACAAGTCATCAACCCTTATCTATTCCGAATCTGCGAGTGTTGGATCTATGA
- a CDS encoding carboxypeptidase-like regulatory domain-containing protein, with product MNFYIQLILSAACLTFSSMVFAQLPDTQYSQGISYISGGVGEEESQAILTESKQWPLLLELSQLENGRGVWIFGAKIKILNTMNQVIFDAQADGPYILINLTAGQYQIEASYQGSIQKKSVLIQGSGLQKLAIFWK from the coding sequence ATGAACTTCTATATCCAGTTGATTCTTTCCGCAGCTTGTCTCACGTTTTCTTCAATGGTATTTGCGCAGTTACCAGATACTCAATATTCCCAAGGAATCTCTTATATTTCTGGCGGGGTTGGCGAGGAAGAATCTCAGGCGATTTTGACGGAGTCAAAGCAGTGGCCTTTATTGTTAGAGTTATCGCAATTAGAGAATGGTCGTGGCGTTTGGATTTTTGGTGCAAAGATCAAAATTTTGAATACTATGAATCAAGTGATTTTTGATGCGCAGGCCGATGGACCCTATATCTTGATTAATTTGACTGCAGGTCAGTATCAGATTGAGGCCTCCTACCAAGGAAGCATTCAGAAAAAGTCTGTGCTGATTCAGGGTTCTGGACTCCAAAAACTGGCTATTTTTTGGAAATAA
- a CDS encoding quinone oxidoreductase → MTTARIVNLSELGNADVIQLIDKELPAPGKGEVQLRQTAIGFNFIDVYQRSGYYPLELPTGLGHEAVGVVEALGEGVTRFKIGDRVMYINAGIGAYASARNVAADKLVSVPDNVSDEVAAAVFFKAMTAQYLIQKTYQVKSGDVVLVHAAAGGVGQILAGWAKSLGAFVVGTVGSQAKFSAAKEAGCDAVVDYSNPNWVEEVLKATGGRKANVVYDSVAKTTFLGSLDCAAPFGMVALFGAASGPAPEIQPEILNKKGCLFLTRPSVFPHNATPELLQENARAVFDAIAQGRVKVQIGAKFTLEQAAEAHKAAEGRKVSGAIIMIP, encoded by the coding sequence GTGACAACTGCTCGAATTGTTAATCTTTCAGAACTCGGCAATGCTGATGTGATTCAGTTAATTGATAAAGAGCTTCCAGCTCCAGGAAAAGGGGAAGTTCAGCTTCGTCAAACTGCGATTGGTTTTAACTTTATTGATGTCTATCAGCGCTCTGGTTATTACCCACTCGAGCTGCCAACAGGCTTGGGTCATGAAGCAGTTGGTGTAGTTGAGGCGCTTGGTGAAGGTGTCACTCGATTCAAAATCGGTGATCGTGTGATGTATATCAATGCTGGTATTGGTGCTTATGCGAGTGCACGTAATGTCGCAGCAGATAAGTTGGTCTCAGTGCCAGACAATGTATCCGATGAAGTCGCTGCAGCTGTGTTCTTTAAGGCAATGACTGCGCAGTATTTAATTCAGAAAACATATCAGGTGAAATCTGGCGATGTCGTGCTAGTGCACGCTGCTGCCGGTGGTGTTGGTCAAATCTTGGCTGGCTGGGCAAAATCATTAGGTGCTTTTGTGGTTGGGACTGTTGGTTCTCAAGCCAAGTTTTCAGCAGCTAAGGAGGCGGGATGCGATGCTGTGGTGGATTATTCAAACCCTAATTGGGTGGAAGAAGTACTCAAGGCAACAGGTGGGCGTAAGGCGAATGTGGTTTATGACTCCGTTGCTAAAACGACATTCCTGGGATCGCTCGATTGTGCTGCACCATTTGGCATGGTTGCTTTATTTGGTGCTGCCTCAGGCCCAGCCCCAGAGATTCAGCCGGAGATTCTGAATAAGAAAGGCTGCCTCTTTTTAACCAGACCTTCTGTATTTCCGCATAACGCTACTCCAGAGCTGCTTCAAGAAAATGCTCGTGCAGTGTTTGATGCGATTGCACAAGGTCGAGTGAAGGTGCAAATTGGTGCTAAGTTCACGCTTGAACAAGCTGCTGAAGCACATAAAGCAGCCGAAGGACGAAAAGTCTCGGGTGCAATCATCATGATCCCTTAA
- a CDS encoding DUF2452 domain-containing protein, which yields MRIEDTDPARHAGIEYPMEVGAPVFAPIKVLEEKDKAVNVARQNAKLEYDRIMEQAEVLMKQARSLQARLDATEMVHSAKFSFNPLHGKTYHLYFDSRIGANVLIQNGPDQWSCGIPDSWTYSMAVKKLGDSTWAVVEDEELVSSAVAVR from the coding sequence ATGAGAATAGAAGACACCGATCCAGCACGGCATGCCGGCATTGAATATCCTATGGAGGTGGGTGCGCCCGTATTTGCGCCGATTAAAGTCTTGGAAGAAAAAGACAAGGCAGTCAATGTGGCTCGTCAAAATGCCAAGCTTGAATACGATCGCATTATGGAGCAGGCTGAAGTATTAATGAAGCAAGCACGCTCGCTTCAAGCACGATTGGATGCCACTGAGATGGTGCATAGTGCCAAATTCAGTTTTAATCCCCTGCATGGCAAAACATATCATTTGTATTTTGATAGCCGCATTGGTGCCAATGTATTGATTCAGAATGGCCCAGATCAATGGAGTTGCGGCATCCCTGATTCTTGGACTTATTCTATGGCGGTCAAAAAGCTCGGTGATAGCACTTGGGCTGTTGTTGAGGATGAAGAGCTTGTCTCTTCTGCTGTTGCAGTAAGATAA
- a CDS encoding cryptochrome/photolyase family protein, producing the protein MKKLVLILGDQLDINNPVLKNLNPQADQVVMIESADEAQYVWSHKAKIALFLSAMRHFAKELEGLGMPLQYIKQSPKSIADTLREILKKDQCTHLVCLEPGEYRLKCEIETLASELGIELEMQEDPHFYCSRHEFSNWVAGKKELRLEYFYRLMRKTHNILVDKEGNPEGGQWNFDRDNRKPFPKKGPGLIPPPELFEPDAITKAVLIEVEERYSDHPGSLANFQWPVTRQQALQALEGFVEHRLATFGIYEDAMWTDTPFGWHSLLSSSLNLKLLNPREVIDAVLLAWKKHNLELATVEGFIRQILGWREFVRGMYYLDMPQMAEDNFYDHRNPLPNWYWTGKTNMKCMQEAIGQTLQYGYAHHIQRLMVTGNFALLAEILPKEVCDWYLAIYIDAIEWVELPNTAGMALFASGGRFTSKPYIASGAYIKRMSNYCGSCQYKPDVRFGEGACPMTNLYWNFLIKHRQQFEASPRTRLMTANLSRISEADQQAIQIHAKALLGDLNSL; encoded by the coding sequence TTGAAGAAGCTTGTTCTCATTCTGGGTGATCAGCTAGATATCAATAATCCAGTATTAAAAAATCTCAATCCTCAGGCTGATCAGGTAGTCATGATTGAGTCTGCGGATGAGGCTCAGTATGTTTGGTCACATAAGGCAAAAATTGCTCTGTTTTTGTCGGCTATGCGTCACTTCGCTAAGGAGTTAGAAGGGCTTGGTATGCCGCTGCAATATATCAAGCAATCTCCTAAATCGATTGCTGACACATTACGGGAAATTCTGAAAAAAGATCAATGTACTCACTTAGTTTGTCTTGAGCCCGGGGAATATCGGCTTAAGTGTGAGATTGAAACATTAGCCTCTGAACTAGGTATTGAATTAGAAATGCAGGAAGACCCCCATTTCTATTGCTCACGTCATGAATTTTCTAACTGGGTTGCAGGCAAAAAAGAATTGCGTTTGGAGTATTTCTATCGACTCATGCGCAAGACCCACAACATCCTGGTTGATAAAGAAGGTAATCCAGAGGGTGGGCAGTGGAACTTCGATCGAGATAATCGCAAACCCTTTCCCAAGAAGGGCCCGGGCCTTATTCCGCCTCCAGAATTATTTGAACCAGATGCGATTACTAAAGCTGTATTGATTGAGGTAGAGGAGCGCTACTCAGATCACCCTGGGTCGTTGGCCAACTTTCAATGGCCGGTGACGCGCCAACAAGCGCTTCAAGCACTCGAGGGGTTTGTAGAGCACCGCTTAGCGACCTTCGGTATCTATGAAGATGCGATGTGGACAGATACGCCTTTTGGTTGGCACTCGCTGTTGTCGAGTTCGCTGAATTTAAAGTTACTCAATCCGAGAGAAGTCATTGATGCCGTTTTGCTTGCCTGGAAAAAGCACAACTTAGAGCTTGCAACAGTAGAGGGTTTCATTCGTCAGATTCTAGGTTGGCGAGAATTTGTGCGCGGCATGTACTACCTTGATATGCCGCAAATGGCTGAGGATAATTTTTACGACCATCGCAATCCATTGCCCAATTGGTATTGGACTGGCAAAACGAATATGAAGTGTATGCAAGAGGCGATTGGGCAGACGCTACAGTATGGCTATGCCCATCATATTCAGCGACTCATGGTGACTGGTAACTTTGCCTTGCTTGCAGAAATTCTGCCAAAAGAGGTGTGTGATTGGTATCTGGCTATTTATATTGATGCGATTGAATGGGTGGAACTCCCCAATACGGCGGGCATGGCCTTATTCGCGAGTGGTGGTCGTTTCACTAGCAAGCCTTATATTGCCAGCGGTGCCTACATTAAGAGAATGAGTAACTATTGCGGATCTTGCCAGTACAAGCCCGATGTCCGATTTGGGGAAGGTGCTTGCCCGATGACCAATCTCTATTGGAATTTCTTGATAAAGCATCGTCAACAGTTTGAGGCAAGTCCGCGTACCCGATTGATGACCGCCAACTTATCCCGCATTAGCGAAGCTGATCAGCAGGCCATTCAGATACATGCCAAAGCACTTTTGGGGGATTTGAACTCCCTCTAG
- a CDS encoding DUF3833 domain-containing protein yields the protein MRKIHFVSKCLGVCLIAFGLFGCSSPSVTQYANEKPNLDLSEYFNGTIDAYGIFTDRSGEVKKRFTVLLVAQWKVVDGKKVGTLDESFEYSDGTKQKRIWTLTETAPGKYIGRADDVVGEALGESAGNALNWAYTLALPVDGTIYHVQFNDWMYLVTPKVMLNKAKMSKFGIDLGEVTLSFYKR from the coding sequence ATGCGCAAGATCCATTTCGTTTCAAAGTGTTTGGGTGTTTGCTTGATTGCATTCGGTCTATTTGGCTGTTCTTCGCCTTCAGTAACGCAGTACGCTAACGAGAAGCCCAACTTAGATCTGAGTGAATACTTCAACGGCACGATAGATGCCTATGGAATCTTTACTGATCGCAGTGGTGAAGTTAAAAAACGATTTACTGTTCTCTTGGTGGCGCAGTGGAAAGTCGTTGATGGTAAAAAAGTGGGTACTCTCGATGAGAGTTTTGAATATTCCGATGGCACGAAGCAAAAGCGTATCTGGACTTTGACTGAAACTGCCCCGGGTAAATATATTGGCAGGGCAGATGATGTGGTGGGTGAGGCGCTGGGTGAATCGGCGGGCAATGCCCTTAACTGGGCTTACACATTGGCATTGCCAGTAGACGGCACAATTTATCACGTGCAATTTAACGATTGGATGTATCTTGTAACGCCTAAGGTCATGCTGAATAAAGCCAAGATGAGTAAGTTTGGAATTGATCTTGGTGAGGTTACCCTGAGCTTTTACAAGCGCTAA
- a CDS encoding chalcone isomerase family protein: MKLSRVLVITLTLAMATPMSFAKEPPHIKSMMGQAQLQGLGRLNFWGFHVYDANLYRGTTKDSQEFALELKYQRAFSGEAIANRTSDEMKSIGVADAQASSWGKELASILPNVEPGQTIAAVYIPKQGTSFFYEGKKISQIQGADFAKAFFGIWLDSKTSVPKLRAELLGQGCPPPLISGAC; the protein is encoded by the coding sequence ATGAAACTCTCTCGTGTATTAGTCATCACCTTAACCCTGGCTATGGCCACTCCGATGAGTTTTGCTAAAGAGCCGCCGCACATTAAAAGTATGATGGGTCAAGCTCAATTACAGGGGCTAGGCAGACTGAACTTTTGGGGCTTTCATGTTTATGATGCCAATCTATATCGTGGTACCACTAAGGATTCTCAGGAGTTCGCACTCGAGCTGAAGTATCAGAGGGCATTCTCAGGTGAGGCGATCGCCAACCGTACATCAGATGAAATGAAAAGCATCGGTGTTGCCGATGCTCAAGCATCATCATGGGGTAAGGAGCTTGCAAGTATTCTTCCTAATGTAGAGCCTGGCCAGACTATTGCCGCTGTCTATATTCCTAAGCAGGGCACCAGTTTCTTCTATGAAGGTAAGAAGATATCGCAAATTCAGGGTGCCGATTTTGCAAAAGCCTTTTTTGGTATTTGGTTAGATTCAAAAACAAGCGTCCCAAAACTCAGGGCTGAGCTCTTAGGGCAGGGCTGCCCGCCACCACTTATTTCAGGAGCATGTTAA